TCAATGTGCCTTCTCTGAGTTGATACAAAGAATTATCGTCCGACTCTGCTGATAACATCCACAAACTTATTTGAAATTCAGGAACCGACTGATTTTCGCAGTCGATTCCTGGGAGAATTTGAATACTAGGCGAAGCATGTGAGATTAGATCTGATCCAAAGCTTGCTTCAAGTCGTTTATTAAGTCTGCTTGATCTTCTGTTCCCACCGATAACCGCACAAAATCGGGCGTGACTCCCGAACTTAATTGTTCTTCTGGAGTCAATTGTTGATGCGTTGTACTGGAGGGGTGAATGATCAGAGATTTACTATCGCCCACATTTGCCAGATGGGAGAACAATTTTACGTTATTGATCAGTTTAACTCCATTCGACTGTTGTTGCTCCGGTGTGTCGCCTTGAATTCCAAATCCAAATACGGCACCACATCCATTGGGTAAATACTTTTGCGCCATTTTGAATGAAGGATGTGATTCGAGACCACAGTAGTTCACCCAGGAAACTTTAGGATGACTTTCCAGAAACTGAGCGACTGCCATCGCATTCTGGCTATGACGTTCCATTCTCAGATGGAGAGTTTCTAAGCCTTGTAAGAACTGGAACGCATTAAAAGGACTCATTGCCGGTCCCAAATCGCGGAGTAATTGTACGCGAATTTTGAGAATATAAGCGATATTCATCCCTCCGAATGTCTCATAAAATTTAAGACCGTGATAGCTGGGGTCGGGTTCGGTCAAGCCAGGGAATTTTCCGTTATCCCAAGGAAAGCCGCCTTTTTCAATAATAATACCGCCAATCGAAGTACCGTGACCGCCAATGAATTTTGTGCAAGAAGCAACCACAATATCTGCGCCGTACTCAAAAGCTCGTAACAATGCAGGCGACGCCAAGGTTGTATCAACAATTAACGGGATCCCTGCATCATGAGCGATTTTAGAAATGGCTTCAAAATCGGGAATATCACAGCGCGGGTTACCAATTGCTTCTACATAAATACATCGGGTATTGTCATCGATTGCTTTTTTGAAGTTTTCAGGATCACTCTGGTCCACAAAATTGGTTTTGATACCGAATTTTGGAAAGGTGTAATGGAACAGATTATATGTTCCCCCATACAAACTGGACGAAGAGACAATGTTCTGTCCAGATTCCACAATGTTAAGAATCGCGAGTGACTCAGCAGCTTGCCCGGAAGCGACGGCTAAAGCTCCAGAACCACCTTCCAGTAAGGCTAGTCGCTTTTCCAAGACATCACACGTCGGATTCATCAGCCGCGTATAAATATTCCCGAATTCCTGAAGGCCAAAAAGTCTGGCCGCGTGATCAGTGTCGTTGAAAGTGTAAGAAGTTGTCTGATAAATGGGAACAGCCCGTGAGTTTGTTGTACCATCTGGTTCCTGGCCACCATGTAGACAGAGAGTTGCTAATTTCAATGCTTCGGCATCCATTGGATTTACTTTCTTGCTATGGGAAATAATTTGGCTTTTCAAGCTCAACTAGATATTTTAGTAACTTCATTTGTGATGAAATAGAAATGAGAAATTCACACTATTTCATACGAAACGAGAGACAATTCCAGTAAGACGAGCAATAGGAAACAGCCCGTAAAGTGATCTATCATCCTATCGATGTTGAGCTTAAAAAACAATTCGCCCGCTAGTATCTCGATACTGTACCTTGCTTTTACAAAAGCTCAATTAAGCCCATCTATTTGAGAAAAAGAGTAGATTTTCTCTTTTTACTTAGATTAGATTTTCGTTGCCAATTCCACTCCTCTACAATGAATGATATCCTGAGCTTTTCATTTGTTGATTGAAACCGAAGTATGAGCCCTTAGCAAAGAAGGTACAACTATGCCCCGCTTGCAATCTGTAAAAGCGTTTATCATTCTTATGTTTCCTATGTACTTTGGTTTTTTTGCTGAAACAGCGTTAATGGGAAAAGCTCCCCAAGCAACGACTCCTGAGCAACCTGGGCTTGTGATGCAAGAGTTTGTTTATAATGAAGCTCCATTTCCCTCTTGCCACGCTTCGACGATTGCAGAGACACCAGAAGGATTAGTCTGTGCATTTTTTGGTGGCACCGCAGAAAAAAATCGAGATGTGGAAATCTGGCTTTCCCGCAACACAGGGGCAGGGTGGTCGGCACCCGTCAGTGTTGCTGATGGCATCCAAGACGCTAATCATCGCTGGCCCTGCTGGAACCC
The Gimesia aquarii DNA segment above includes these coding regions:
- a CDS encoding O-acetylhomoserine aminocarboxypropyltransferase/cysteine synthase family protein encodes the protein MDAEALKLATLCLHGGQEPDGTTNSRAVPIYQTTSYTFNDTDHAARLFGLQEFGNIYTRLMNPTCDVLEKRLALLEGGSGALAVASGQAAESLAILNIVESGQNIVSSSSLYGGTYNLFHYTFPKFGIKTNFVDQSDPENFKKAIDDNTRCIYVEAIGNPRCDIPDFEAISKIAHDAGIPLIVDTTLASPALLRAFEYGADIVVASCTKFIGGHGTSIGGIIIEKGGFPWDNGKFPGLTEPDPSYHGLKFYETFGGMNIAYILKIRVQLLRDLGPAMSPFNAFQFLQGLETLHLRMERHSQNAMAVAQFLESHPKVSWVNYCGLESHPSFKMAQKYLPNGCGAVFGFGIQGDTPEQQQSNGVKLINNVKLFSHLANVGDSKSLIIHPSSTTHQQLTPEEQLSSGVTPDFVRLSVGTEDQADLINDLKQALDQI